A DNA window from uncultured Methanoregula sp. contains the following coding sequences:
- a CDS encoding heparan-alpha-glucosaminide N-acetyltransferase domain-containing protein, with amino-acid sequence MSSTDSIPAGQFRDIPVDILRGLAIAIMVGANLVPYLLLPPAPFWLRLAATIAAPLFVFLSGMMVTLSVRAKKYPFSYFLARGALVIAIAALLDLLAAGLVPFMSFDVLYLIGISLPVTYLFLRLPMKGRIAVFLAILFATPLLQAVFGYSPLVISIPLAGVSVGTALPSFFTVLSQLFVDGWFPVFPWLLFALLGAQAGEFRWQDNTLISFAHREMICLAGSILLTGAIFWFLVPGPALVRSGYIELFYPPTLEFLVFMVGFIFCLFIVADSLPVRNPVFDPLRVMGECSLAIYILHVVIIDLFVEPLGIQLPLGLYLAGYLVFLAGMVLVAYLLRGIRTCTRTRSVVLRLLIGS; translated from the coding sequence ATGAGCAGCACGGATTCAATCCCGGCCGGGCAGTTCCGGGACATACCGGTCGATATCCTCAGGGGACTGGCCATCGCCATCATGGTGGGGGCCAATCTCGTACCGTACCTTCTCTTACCACCGGCCCCGTTCTGGCTGCGCTTGGCAGCCACGATCGCAGCCCCCCTCTTTGTCTTCCTTTCAGGAATGATGGTCACCTTGTCCGTCCGGGCAAAAAAATATCCTTTCTCCTATTTTCTTGCACGGGGGGCTCTTGTCATCGCCATAGCAGCGCTTCTCGATCTCCTGGCAGCGGGCCTGGTCCCGTTCATGAGCTTCGATGTTCTGTACCTGATCGGGATATCCCTGCCCGTCACGTACCTTTTTCTCCGGCTCCCGATGAAAGGGAGGATAGCTGTATTTCTTGCAATTCTTTTTGCAACACCGCTTCTCCAGGCAGTTTTCGGGTACAGCCCGCTCGTGATCAGCATACCGCTCGCGGGAGTATCCGTAGGAACTGCACTCCCGTCATTTTTTACAGTCCTCTCCCAGTTGTTTGTTGATGGCTGGTTCCCGGTATTTCCCTGGCTCCTCTTCGCCCTTCTTGGGGCACAGGCCGGGGAATTCCGCTGGCAGGATAATACCCTCATCTCCTTTGCCCACCGGGAGATGATCTGCCTTGCAGGAAGTATCCTCCTCACCGGTGCGATCTTCTGGTTCCTGGTACCGGGCCCTGCGCTGGTCCGATCGGGATATATCGAACTCTTTTATCCACCGACCCTGGAATTCCTGGTGTTCATGGTGGGATTCATCTTCTGCCTTTTCATTGTCGCTGACAGCCTGCCGGTCAGAAACCCGGTCTTCGATCCGCTCAGGGTTATGGGGGAATGCTCGCTTGCGATTTACATCCTCCATGTGGTGATAATCGATCTCTTCGTCGAGCCGCTCGGGATACAGTTGCCCCTGGGACTGTACCTGGCCGGTTACCTGGTCTTCCTGGCCGGTATGGTCCTTGTCGCATATCTTCTCCGGGGAATCCGCACCTGCACCCGGACCCGTTCAGTCGTTCTCAGGCTCCTGATTGGCAGCTGA
- a CDS encoding archaellin/type IV pilin N-terminal domain-containing protein — MNPFSDNLAFTGLEAAIVLIAFVVVAAVFSYVVLGAGFFTTQKSQEVVHTGVQQDSSTLEIVGNVYGVGTAGVSIDTINFTCALAPGGTPVDFDKVVLTYSNASVLETLTHVGSGRPLTMPSPGQWSITAVQNERTTDDVLEKGEEFDITAKPTNPVAKNDRFQIDVKPVIGPALAIIRTAPASIQKVNVIF, encoded by the coding sequence ATGAATCCGTTCTCAGATAACCTCGCATTCACGGGTCTTGAGGCCGCAATAGTCCTCATAGCATTTGTTGTCGTTGCTGCGGTTTTCTCCTATGTTGTGCTCGGTGCCGGGTTCTTCACAACCCAGAAGAGCCAGGAAGTTGTCCATACGGGCGTGCAGCAGGACAGCTCAACGTTGGAGATTGTCGGCAATGTTTATGGTGTCGGGACAGCGGGAGTCTCCATAGATACGATAAACTTCACCTGCGCTCTTGCACCGGGCGGGACGCCGGTTGATTTCGACAAGGTTGTGCTCACCTACAGCAATGCCTCGGTCCTTGAAACCCTCACACATGTTGGATCCGGCAGGCCCCTGACAATGCCTTCGCCCGGCCAGTGGTCGATCACTGCAGTCCAGAACGAGAGAACCACGGACGATGTTCTGGAAAAAGGCGAGGAGTTCGATATCACGGCAAAACCGACAAACCCGGTAGCAAAAAATGACAGATTCCAGATTGACGTAAAACCGGTGATAGGCCCGGCGCTTGCAATCATCAGAACCGCCCCGGCATCGATCCAGAAAGTGAATGTTATTTTCTGA
- a CDS encoding PAS domain S-box protein, with the protein MVTSVLYVDDEPDLLDLCKIFLERDGRIHLDTLPSAPAALDLLKSRMYDAIISDYQMPEMDGIAFLKAVRQEHGSIPFILFTGRGREEVVIQALNEGADFYLQKGGDPKSQFAELVHKIRMAVDRKHAEEALRVNADRLSMAQEIGQAGSWEFDFATRTIWATEQAYRLFGFTRPAGTIPYDMIEATFADREMLRGVFTDIIQSGKPYDIEYAINPADGSPRKIIHSVARCIYDDQGHLVRLFGVMQDITEKKRREKELGEKEAMLNAAQRVARLGIWDLDLATNRIFWSDELFRILGREPGSFVPDVDTLFCFIHPDDREMVVSEVRDAVSEQKPFEIVFRVVLPDGTCRFIRDQGEPQFDAANRPVRIVGTALDITDQKLIELRLLESEEKHRLLLDEASDPIFSISRDGTYQYVNRAFADGVGRSRDAITGRKIFDVFPKDEAVKRFSVLNDVFATGIQKVFEVLVPRSTGDRYYLTTVTPIKDNAGAVLTVICSSKDITDRRNAEEELRKSEEKFRSLVERANDIVFSLVRPGVFTYVSPNWTNLLGHAVEDVVGKNLDSFVCPGDLPACREIFSRISTSGGNQYSIEYRIRHKNGTWRWHTSNISLVRDPGGNVISLMGIARDITERKEAEESLRASEERYRNLVDTVRDVIWQTTPGLQFTYISRYAENVIGYTPDEIVGKTLFDFLTPSSAEFVRQKLSLRLSGGAALSSDRQIYNVEMLTKDGRRIWIEVSTGPLFDPQTGAITGFQGISRDISERRHAEAALADRLVFQQTLIESIPYPVFIKDAAGRFVGCNRAYERVFGTTRDYLLGKTVLDLAYLAPEERTRFQDEDMAVIKQAGRMSYELPILYADGQIHQTLYSVDGFRLASGSPGGLIGMLVDITGRKQMEDALKQANRQLGLLTSITRHDINNKITAILGYLDLAEMEGAGHAPGEYVEKLKSLTQAIRSQIEFTKIYQDLGNQDPQWQEIDALLPRSNLPGQIEFSASVQGIEVFCDPMLPKVFFNLLDNSLRHGERVTRISVTASPTHDGLTLVWEDNGTGIEPGLKERIFDRGFGKNTGLGLFLVREILAPTRITIRETGIFGTGARFEILVPKGIYRTNNNKS; encoded by the coding sequence ATGGTGACCTCGGTTTTATATGTAGACGATGAACCAGACCTGCTTGATCTCTGTAAAATATTTCTTGAACGGGACGGCAGGATCCATCTTGACACCCTCCCCTCTGCCCCGGCCGCCCTCGATCTTCTGAAATCCCGTATGTACGATGCCATAATCTCGGATTACCAGATGCCGGAGATGGATGGGATCGCCTTCCTCAAGGCCGTGCGGCAGGAGCACGGGAGCATCCCGTTCATTCTCTTCACCGGCCGGGGCCGGGAGGAAGTTGTCATCCAGGCGCTGAATGAGGGAGCTGACTTTTACCTCCAGAAAGGAGGCGACCCCAAATCCCAGTTCGCCGAGCTTGTCCACAAGATCCGGATGGCCGTTGACCGCAAACATGCCGAAGAAGCGCTCCGGGTGAATGCCGACCGGTTGTCCATGGCCCAGGAGATCGGCCAGGCCGGCAGCTGGGAATTTGATTTTGCCACGCGGACCATCTGGGCAACCGAACAGGCATACCGGCTGTTCGGTTTCACCCGTCCGGCCGGAACCATTCCCTACGATATGATTGAAGCCACGTTTGCTGACCGTGAAATGCTGCGTGGCGTGTTTACCGATATTATACAGAGTGGCAAACCTTACGATATCGAATATGCCATCAACCCGGCGGATGGATCCCCCCGGAAGATCATCCATTCTGTTGCCCGCTGTATCTATGACGACCAGGGACACCTGGTGAGGCTGTTTGGCGTTATGCAGGATATTACCGAGAAAAAACGCCGGGAGAAAGAACTCGGAGAAAAGGAGGCAATGCTCAATGCGGCCCAGCGGGTTGCCCGGCTCGGTATCTGGGATCTCGATCTTGCAACAAACCGGATCTTCTGGTCTGATGAGCTCTTCCGCATCCTGGGTCGGGAGCCCGGATCGTTCGTCCCGGACGTGGACACGCTCTTTTGTTTCATCCACCCGGATGACCGGGAAATGGTTGTTTCTGAAGTCAGAGATGCTGTATCTGAACAGAAACCATTCGAGATTGTCTTCCGGGTAGTCCTGCCCGATGGTACCTGCCGGTTTATCCGCGACCAGGGTGAACCCCAGTTTGATGCCGCGAACCGCCCGGTACGGATTGTCGGCACTGCCCTCGATATCACCGACCAGAAACTCATTGAGCTCCGGCTGCTGGAGAGCGAGGAGAAGCACCGCCTCCTTCTCGATGAAGCGAGCGACCCGATCTTCTCGATCTCCCGGGATGGAACTTACCAGTATGTCAACCGGGCCTTTGCCGATGGTGTGGGAAGATCCCGGGATGCAATCACCGGCAGAAAAATTTTCGATGTTTTCCCAAAAGATGAGGCAGTCAAACGATTTTCCGTTCTCAACGATGTATTTGCCACCGGCATTCAGAAAGTTTTTGAGGTCCTGGTCCCGCGATCCACTGGCGACCGGTATTACCTGACCACGGTCACGCCAATCAAGGATAACGCAGGAGCAGTCCTCACGGTAATCTGCTCTTCAAAAGATATAACGGACCGGCGGAACGCTGAAGAAGAACTGCGCAAAAGCGAGGAGAAGTTCCGGTCACTCGTCGAGAGAGCAAACGACATTGTCTTCTCCCTTGTTCGCCCCGGCGTATTCACGTACGTTTCCCCCAACTGGACCAACCTGCTCGGTCATGCAGTTGAGGATGTAGTCGGGAAGAACCTGGATTCCTTTGTCTGCCCCGGAGATCTCCCGGCATGCCGGGAGATATTCTCGCGGATCTCCACCTCGGGTGGGAACCAGTACAGTATAGAATACCGTATCCGTCACAAGAACGGCACCTGGCGGTGGCATACTTCGAACATCTCTCTTGTCCGGGATCCTGGCGGCAATGTTATCTCTCTCATGGGTATCGCCCGGGATATCACCGAGCGGAAGGAAGCCGAAGAATCCCTGCGAGCTTCGGAAGAGCGATACCGGAACCTTGTAGACACTGTCAGAGACGTAATCTGGCAGACAACGCCCGGACTGCAGTTCACCTATATCAGCCGGTATGCAGAAAACGTTATTGGCTATACCCCTGATGAGATCGTGGGGAAGACGCTGTTTGACTTCCTGACTCCCTCCTCTGCGGAATTCGTCCGGCAGAAACTTTCCCTCCGACTATCCGGTGGAGCGGCACTCTCTTCAGACCGGCAAATCTACAATGTCGAGATGCTCACCAAAGACGGGCGCCGGATCTGGATCGAAGTCAGTACCGGACCGTTGTTCGATCCTCAGACCGGAGCAATCACAGGATTCCAGGGTATCAGCCGGGATATCTCGGAACGCCGGCATGCCGAGGCTGCCCTGGCCGACCGGCTGGTTTTCCAGCAGACGCTCATCGAGAGCATACCCTATCCGGTCTTCATCAAGGACGCTGCGGGCCGGTTTGTCGGATGCAACCGGGCATATGAACGGGTTTTTGGCACAACCCGGGATTACCTTCTTGGAAAGACGGTCCTCGATCTCGCGTACCTTGCCCCGGAAGAGCGCACACGTTTCCAGGATGAGGATATGGCCGTGATTAAACAAGCGGGCCGGATGAGTTACGAGCTCCCCATCCTGTATGCTGACGGGCAGATCCACCAGACCCTGTACTCGGTGGACGGGTTCCGGCTTGCCAGCGGCAGCCCCGGGGGACTCATCGGCATGCTTGTCGATATAACCGGGCGCAAGCAGATGGAAGATGCCCTCAAGCAGGCAAACCGCCAGCTCGGTCTTCTCACGAGCATTACCCGGCACGACATCAACAACAAGATCACGGCAATCCTGGGATATCTTGACCTGGCAGAGATGGAAGGTGCCGGTCATGCGCCAGGGGAGTATGTGGAGAAACTCAAATCCCTGACCCAGGCTATCCGGTCCCAGATCGAGTTTACGAAAATTTACCAGGATCTCGGGAATCAGGACCCGCAATGGCAGGAGATCGATGCACTGCTGCCCCGTTCGAACCTGCCCGGGCAGATTGAATTTTCAGCAAGTGTTCAGGGAATTGAGGTTTTTTGCGACCCGATGCTCCCGAAAGTCTTTTTCAACCTGCTTGACAACTCGCTCCGGCATGGCGAACGGGTGACTCGGATCTCGGTCACTGCGTCTCCCACTCATGACGGCCTGACCCTTGTATGGGAAGACAACGGGACCGGCATCGAACCGGGCCTGAAAGAGAGGATTTTCGATCGTGGATTCGGGAAGAATACCGGCCTTGGTCTCTTCCTTGTCCGCGAGATCCTTGCCCCGACCCGTATCACTATACGGGAGACCGGGATTTTCGGGACCGGGGCCCGGTTCGAGATCCTGGTGCCGAAAGGGATTTACCGGACGAATAATAACAAATCCTGA
- a CDS encoding ferredoxin yields the protein MKVVLDRSGCVSCGSCWDSCPAFFEENPDDSFSRIKEEFRVTGNIAEGVAPGDLAACVKDAADLCPVQVIAIEDS from the coding sequence ATGAAAGTCGTTCTTGATCGATCCGGTTGTGTCAGTTGTGGATCCTGCTGGGATTCCTGCCCGGCATTCTTTGAAGAGAACCCTGACGATTCATTCAGTCGGATCAAGGAAGAATTCCGGGTAACGGGAAATATCGCGGAAGGTGTCGCACCAGGTGACCTGGCCGCCTGCGTTAAGGATGCAGCAGATCTCTGCCCCGTGCAGGTTATAGCGATCGAAGACTCCTGA
- a CDS encoding Yip1 family protein, which yields MIDTLVTKVKGFLLNPVETFQQSRADEPRAVFTYFGVLLLFNAILSAVVTAVGIETLKMFNGMSFGLAIPVLVFVMILIGGFICTLILGAWLHLWVYILGGRKGIMQTINAVIYGSTPRLLLGWIPFIGFLFALWSLVLGVIGIRELQEMSTERAVIAVVIAVLIPLIVIILVAAYFITSVMSVTSIPVAPLNS from the coding sequence ATGATTGATACCCTGGTTACCAAAGTGAAAGGATTTCTCCTCAATCCTGTTGAGACATTCCAACAGTCCAGAGCTGATGAACCCCGGGCGGTATTTACGTATTTTGGCGTTCTTCTTCTCTTCAATGCCATCCTCTCGGCCGTTGTCACGGCTGTCGGGATCGAGACCCTGAAGATGTTTAACGGGATGAGTTTTGGGCTTGCCATCCCGGTCCTGGTCTTTGTTATGATCCTGATTGGCGGGTTCATCTGCACCCTCATCCTTGGCGCCTGGCTCCACCTCTGGGTGTACATCCTGGGCGGCCGCAAGGGAATCATGCAGACGATAAACGCGGTGATCTACGGGAGCACTCCCCGTCTTCTTCTCGGCTGGATCCCGTTTATCGGATTCCTCTTTGCGCTCTGGTCCCTGGTTCTTGGCGTCATTGGTATCCGCGAACTCCAGGAAATGAGCACCGAGAGAGCAGTTATCGCCGTGGTCATTGCCGTCCTCATCCCGCTCATCGTCATCATCCTTGTTGCCGCGTATTTCATAACCTCGGTCATGTCTGTGACAAGCATCCCGGTCGCCCCGCTGAACAGTTAA
- a CDS encoding flavodoxin family protein, translating into MNQRILVLSASPRKGGNSDLLCDQFIKGATESGNQAEKIFLREKKIHFCLGCMACQSNGGRCIQKDDMAGLLEKMTAADVIVMATPVYFYTMNAQMKTFIDRTTPKYPDFGTKDIYFIVTAADPDKEALERTIEGFRGFLFCYPGLNEKGTIYGTGAGKIGEIKGSPAMKQAYEMGKNV; encoded by the coding sequence ATGAATCAACGGATTTTAGTATTATCAGCAAGTCCCCGGAAGGGCGGGAATTCCGATCTGTTATGCGACCAGTTCATAAAAGGCGCAACCGAATCCGGAAATCAGGCCGAGAAGATCTTCTTAAGAGAGAAAAAGATTCACTTCTGCCTTGGCTGCATGGCATGTCAGAGTAACGGGGGACGATGCATCCAGAAGGATGATATGGCCGGTCTCCTGGAAAAAATGACTGCCGCCGATGTCATTGTCATGGCAACTCCGGTTTACTTTTACACCATGAATGCCCAGATGAAGACCTTTATTGACAGGACTACCCCGAAATATCCCGATTTCGGCACCAAGGATATCTATTTCATCGTCACTGCAGCGGACCCTGATAAAGAAGCGCTTGAAAGGACGATTGAAGGATTCAGGGGATTTTTATTCTGTTACCCAGGACTGAACGAGAAAGGAACCATCTACGGGACCGGTGCCGGGAAGATCGGGGAGATCAAAGGAAGTCCTGCAATGAAACAGGCATATGAAATGGGAAAGAATGTGTAA
- a CDS encoding aldo/keto reductase: protein MLYRKIPRTGDELSILGFGCMRLPMNADGSIDEKRGIAQVRFAIDHGVNYIDTAWPYHMGASELFVGRALAGGYREKVNIATKLPSWLIEKREDMDRFLNAQLEKLKTDHIDYYLVHALIGDLWDTVEKLGIADFLNKAKADGRIRNAGFSFHGAGTDFGRIVDAYPWDFCQIQYNFLDEKNQAGTAGLEYAAKKGLGVIIMEPLRGGNLAKTVPPTVQKLWDEAPVRRTAAEWALRWVWNHPEVTVVLSGMNEEAHIRENLKLADQAYPHSLTDAELEIVHNVELKYRELMKVGCTGCRYCMPCPSGVNIPLCFEEYNNLYFADNPEMEKFMYAARVGGAVGVGQPEFASQCVQCGQCVEKCPQHIDIPAVLESVVDELEGPDLEKRVEMAKQVFKQT from the coding sequence ATGCTGTACAGGAAAATTCCCAGGACCGGTGACGAGCTTTCAATTCTCGGGTTCGGGTGCATGCGCCTGCCCATGAATGCGGATGGCTCGATAGATGAAAAGAGAGGAATTGCGCAGGTGCGTTTTGCGATCGACCATGGCGTGAATTATATTGACACGGCCTGGCCTTACCACATGGGTGCAAGCGAGCTGTTCGTGGGGCGTGCCCTTGCCGGAGGTTATCGCGAGAAAGTAAACATCGCAACAAAACTTCCCTCATGGCTCATTGAAAAGCGGGAGGATATGGACCGGTTCCTCAATGCCCAGCTGGAAAAACTCAAAACGGACCATATCGACTATTACCTTGTCCACGCCCTTATCGGCGACCTGTGGGATACGGTCGAGAAACTGGGCATTGCCGATTTCTTAAACAAAGCAAAAGCCGATGGCCGGATCAGGAACGCAGGTTTCTCTTTCCACGGGGCAGGAACGGATTTCGGCCGGATCGTGGACGCATACCCCTGGGACTTCTGCCAGATCCAGTACAATTTCTTAGACGAGAAGAACCAGGCTGGCACTGCCGGCCTGGAATATGCAGCAAAAAAAGGTCTTGGCGTCATCATCATGGAGCCCCTCCGGGGAGGAAACCTGGCCAAGACCGTGCCACCCACGGTACAGAAGCTCTGGGACGAGGCTCCGGTCCGAAGGACCGCCGCGGAATGGGCTCTCCGCTGGGTGTGGAACCATCCGGAAGTTACTGTCGTCCTCTCCGGCATGAACGAGGAAGCGCATATCCGGGAGAATCTTAAGCTCGCAGACCAGGCGTACCCCCATTCGCTGACAGATGCGGAGCTGGAGATTGTGCACAACGTGGAGCTGAAATACCGCGAACTGATGAAAGTGGGCTGTACCGGCTGCCGGTATTGCATGCCCTGCCCGTCGGGGGTGAACATTCCCCTCTGTTTCGAGGAATACAATAATCTTTATTTCGCAGATAATCCCGAGATGGAAAAATTCATGTATGCTGCCCGGGTGGGTGGAGCCGTCGGCGTCGGACAGCCGGAGTTTGCATCACAGTGTGTCCAGTGCGGGCAGTGCGTTGAGAAATGTCCCCAGCATATCGACATCCCCGCAGTCCTCGAATCCGTTGTGGATGAACTGGAGGGGCCGGACCTGGAGAAGAGAGTGGAGATGGCAAAACAGGTATTCAAGCAGACATGA
- a CDS encoding helix-turn-helix domain-containing protein, giving the protein METTPKKFKYSWGIEATLDVIGGKWKPLVIYQLKDGTLRFNQIVDKVTPRITQRMLTKELRELEKDGLVIRKVYPQVPPKVEYSLTETAQSLIPILDQLCDWGYEHMNEDIEFKCEE; this is encoded by the coding sequence TTGGAAACTACGCCGAAAAAATTCAAGTACAGCTGGGGAATCGAGGCAACACTTGACGTGATCGGTGGCAAGTGGAAACCACTGGTCATCTACCAGCTCAAGGACGGGACGCTCCGGTTCAACCAGATCGTGGACAAGGTAACGCCCCGGATCACCCAGCGGATGCTGACAAAAGAGCTCCGCGAGCTGGAGAAAGACGGTCTTGTCATCCGGAAAGTCTACCCGCAGGTCCCGCCAAAAGTTGAATATTCCCTCACGGAAACTGCACAGTCCCTCATCCCGATCCTCGACCAGCTCTGCGACTGGGGATACGAGCACATGAACGAGGATATCGAGTTCAAGTGCGAAGAATAG
- a CDS encoding cache domain-containing protein: MKPGIVFISLFAVLALLLAAGCAQSPSAAVPAVVSSAGTPSTTKEIKDFVDSAAAYAQKNGKEAALAAFNNKSGPFTRGDLYVYALDYSGTALALAHQPQLVGTDFSNITDSSGRYYTRTEIHLAKDGGGYLLYQYPDPAANLSVRYKISYVRPVDDTYWIGAGIYTSEDRIIDKELRQLVADAKDYAKKYGKEKALAEFNNVNGSFVKNGLYIFADDYNATVLAWPYHPELVGKNMMGETDSMGNYHFQAILNSARNGTGLVDYYTENPQTNRTQLKISYVTDVDGTWVLGAGRYMEPGTTDLRG, encoded by the coding sequence ATGAAACCGGGCATTGTATTCATCTCCCTCTTTGCAGTTCTCGCACTGCTGCTCGCGGCCGGATGTGCCCAGTCCCCATCCGCAGCCGTTCCAGCGGTAGTCTCATCGGCCGGAACTCCCTCGACCACGAAAGAGATAAAGGATTTTGTGGATTCTGCGGCAGCGTATGCACAGAAGAACGGGAAGGAGGCGGCCCTTGCTGCATTCAATAATAAATCCGGCCCGTTCACGAGAGGCGATCTCTATGTTTACGCCCTGGATTATTCAGGAACCGCTCTTGCGCTCGCCCACCAGCCGCAGCTGGTCGGCACGGATTTCTCTAATATCACCGACTCCTCGGGCAGGTATTACACCCGGACCGAGATCCACCTGGCAAAGGACGGTGGCGGGTATCTCCTGTACCAGTACCCGGACCCGGCCGCAAATCTGAGCGTGAGGTACAAGATAAGTTATGTCCGTCCCGTGGATGACACCTACTGGATAGGTGCCGGCATCTATACAAGCGAGGACAGGATCATCGACAAGGAACTCCGGCAGCTGGTCGCGGATGCGAAAGACTATGCCAAAAAATACGGGAAAGAGAAAGCCCTTGCCGAGTTCAATAATGTGAACGGCTCGTTTGTAAAGAACGGCCTCTACATATTTGCCGACGATTATAACGCAACGGTCCTTGCCTGGCCGTACCATCCGGAACTCGTGGGGAAGAATATGATGGGTGAAACCGATTCCATGGGAAATTATCATTTCCAGGCAATCCTCAACAGCGCCCGGAACGGCACGGGGCTCGTGGACTACTACACGGAAAATCCCCAGACCAACAGAACTCAGCTCAAGATCAGTTACGTCACCGATGTTGACGGCACCTGGGTGCTCGGCGCCGGCCGGTACATGGAACCGGGCACAACCGATCTCCGGGGATAA
- a CDS encoding tetratricopeptide repeat protein encodes MNKKNYRISILILLLLLFVLVLPVQATEKAVLDWDAKGNELAGLGKYHEALDAFNNALFIDGEYAPAWYGKGVSLNELGRFREANDAFDQALLRNVNYVDAWNGKGVALQNLGRYDDSLRAYTYGLGLDPSNTLLQANKNSLLEKIGTQPARPIPSSGSSVRNTAAGKTSPTTSPAVVRTIVTPAGSAQKAPSQKEMIYAKDITPPQVTPPAQDLNSAVALVSSPQDVSSADVGNALEVISSKGVIASPTDNSTKNFLGAMNSIPNLDPESHENQSSAPDVKKAPDFLSLLLKFVGVDLGVSLTV; translated from the coding sequence ATGAATAAAAAAAACTATCGGATATCGATATTGATCCTGCTCTTACTTCTCTTTGTACTGGTACTTCCGGTCCAGGCAACGGAAAAGGCTGTTCTGGATTGGGATGCCAAAGGCAATGAACTGGCCGGTCTTGGTAAATACCATGAGGCGCTCGATGCTTTCAACAACGCACTCTTCATTGACGGGGAATATGCTCCTGCATGGTATGGCAAGGGCGTTTCCCTCAACGAGCTTGGCAGATTCCGGGAAGCCAATGATGCTTTCGATCAGGCCTTGCTGCGGAACGTGAATTATGTTGATGCCTGGAATGGCAAAGGCGTGGCACTTCAGAACCTGGGCAGGTACGATGACTCCCTCCGGGCCTATACGTATGGCCTGGGTCTTGACCCGTCAAACACGCTCCTGCAGGCCAACAAGAACTCCCTGCTTGAGAAGATCGGTACCCAGCCGGCACGGCCAATTCCGTCATCTGGCTCCTCGGTCCGGAATACCGCTGCAGGGAAAACCTCCCCGACAACATCTCCTGCGGTTGTTCGGACAATTGTTACCCCGGCGGGCTCAGCCCAGAAAGCCCCTTCCCAGAAAGAGATGATCTATGCAAAAGATATTACCCCCCCGCAGGTAACCCCTCCGGCACAGGATCTCAATTCTGCGGTAGCCTTGGTCTCATCCCCGCAGGATGTATCTTCTGCCGACGTTGGCAATGCACTCGAGGTCATTTCGTCAAAAGGAGTTATTGCCTCCCCGACAGATAACTCCACAAAAAATTTCCTTGGAGCAATGAACAGTATTCCCAATCTGGACCCTGAGTCCCATGAGAATCAATCATCAGCCCCTGACGTGAAAAAAGCCCCCGATTTTCTTTCCCTGCTACTGAAATTTGTGGGTGTGGATCTTGGCGTTAGTCTGACTGTATAG